Proteins from a single region of Brachybacterium avium:
- a CDS encoding J domain-containing protein: MATTGPTLYEILGVSPDASASEIKAAYRKRARKTHPDVAGAEMNGLFLLIQHAHEVLSDPARRAEYDRTMSGGYAAPAAEPAPPPADPPPRGWVPGEQVPEELYSGPLPREGHDLGRMPWIDQFDGVERSSVRITGAGLRRWHWALIGAGAAAGTIVLTQLVTVTLLPVLVGLLGALRIWMTRRFPRRLTAILALTTVVLAAVSVFYSSIGPSSWHAPVLGLVGILVLIGGVWWAVYELAVRERLRVPRKDIPEGFYWGEPGETLSHAQEVFGLDRTMDGVEGNG, from the coding sequence ATGGCTACCACCGGACCGACCTTGTACGAGATCCTCGGGGTCTCCCCGGACGCCTCTGCGAGCGAGATCAAGGCCGCCTACCGCAAGCGAGCTCGGAAGACGCACCCAGACGTTGCGGGCGCCGAGATGAACGGGTTGTTCCTCCTGATCCAACACGCGCACGAGGTGCTGTCCGATCCCGCTCGACGGGCGGAGTACGACCGCACCATGAGCGGCGGGTACGCGGCGCCGGCTGCTGAACCCGCGCCTCCCCCGGCGGATCCTCCGCCTCGCGGGTGGGTACCCGGAGAACAGGTGCCTGAGGAGCTCTACAGCGGCCCTCTGCCGCGTGAAGGGCACGATCTGGGCCGGATGCCCTGGATCGATCAGTTCGACGGCGTGGAGCGCTCGAGCGTGAGGATCACCGGGGCGGGGCTACGCCGATGGCACTGGGCCCTCATCGGCGCCGGCGCGGCTGCGGGCACGATCGTGCTCACGCAACTGGTGACGGTCACGCTGTTGCCGGTGCTGGTCGGTCTCCTGGGCGCGCTGCGAATCTGGATGACCCGCAGGTTCCCCCGGAGACTGACCGCCATTCTTGCGCTGACCACGGTGGTCCTCGCGGCTGTGAGCGTCTTCTACAGCTCGATCGGGCCCTCGAGCTGGCATGCCCCGGTGCTCGGCCTGGTAGGCATCCTCGTCCTCATCGGGGGCGTCTGGTGGGCGGTGTACGAGCTCGCGGTGCGAGAACGCCTGCGGGTACCGCGAAAGGACATCCCGGAGGGGTTCTACTGGGGAGAACCCGGGGAGACCCTCTCGCATGCGCAGGAGGTCTTCGGCCTGGACCGCACGATGGACGGGGTCGAGGGGAACGGCTGA
- a CDS encoding helix-turn-helix domain-containing protein: MPNLSIFQGLTGRQGSPTGGSVRDMIIGAFGTTKRGGPNTRAAAESLGVSQRSVQRWIAGEDRKQRNAPRSDHLSNLRVKARQAVSTKKGRKASLDQSRQRFAGRKSTKLTTHGLQGPEGGGKGYSRVRTVSIELSGGDVDAMFDAYERGGDSAVTDWLQQHHSANYVPGWTFENIDHIKLD, from the coding sequence ATGCCTAACCTGTCCATCTTCCAGGGCCTCACCGGCCGCCAGGGCTCACCCACCGGCGGCAGCGTCCGCGACATGATCATCGGCGCGTTCGGCACCACCAAGCGCGGCGGCCCGAACACAAGGGCCGCCGCCGAGTCCCTCGGGGTCTCCCAGCGCAGCGTCCAGCGCTGGATCGCGGGGGAGGACCGCAAGCAGCGCAACGCCCCCCGCAGCGATCACCTGTCCAACCTGCGCGTCAAGGCCCGCCAGGCCGTGAGCACGAAGAAGGGCCGCAAGGCCTCCCTGGACCAGTCCCGTCAGCGGTTCGCCGGCCGCAAGAGCACCAAGCTCACCACCCACGGCCTCCAGGGCCCCGAAGGCGGAGGGAAGGGCTACTCGCGCGTCCGCACCGTCAGCATCGAGCTCTCCGGCGGCGACGTCGACGCGATGTTCGACGCCTACGAGCGAGGCGGCGACAGCGCCGTCACCGACTGGCTCCAGCAGCACCACTCCGCGAACTACGTGCCCGGCTGGACGTTCGAGAACATCGACCACATCAAGCTCGACTGA
- a CDS encoding prepilin peptidase gives MYLLTPELWPAFALFLLLALPMVVTDARESRLPLPLNLGLLGAGAVALPITAAWVGFDHLLWAAVSCGIATVLMLVLFVISRGGLGFGDVILVAALALYSGFVSPLLMLAGIWLGCIGTLGWILVRRRRGIRGHIPFGPGLILGTLLVLVVPVATA, from the coding sequence ATGTACCTCCTCACGCCCGAGCTCTGGCCGGCCTTCGCCCTCTTTCTCCTGCTCGCGCTGCCGATGGTCGTCACCGATGCACGCGAGTCGCGGCTGCCGCTGCCGCTGAATCTCGGCCTGCTCGGCGCCGGCGCCGTCGCACTCCCGATCACCGCGGCCTGGGTCGGCTTCGATCATCTGCTCTGGGCGGCCGTCTCCTGCGGGATCGCCACCGTCTTGATGCTGGTGCTGTTCGTCATCTCGCGCGGCGGCCTCGGCTTTGGCGACGTCATCCTCGTCGCTGCCCTCGCCCTCTACAGCGGCTTCGTCTCCCCGCTGCTGATGCTCGCTGGCATCTGGCTGGGCTGCATCGGCACTCTGGGATGGATCCTCGTTCGGCGTCGACGAGGCATCCGCGGACACATCCCCTTCGGTCCCGGCCTGATCCTGGGAACCCTGCTCGTCCTCGTGGTTCCTGTGGCCACTGCCTGA
- a CDS encoding histone-like nucleoid-structuring protein Lsr2 — MARKARIVLTDDLDGSAATSTVDFALDGVTYEIDLNDENAQKLRDEFAAWVGHARRVGGRARRGTSRGRSDETKRIREWAQANGYEIADRGRVSAEIREAYAAAR, encoded by the coding sequence ATGGCCCGCAAAGCTCGCATCGTCCTGACCGACGACCTCGATGGTTCCGCAGCCACCTCGACGGTCGACTTCGCCCTCGACGGCGTCACCTACGAGATCGATCTCAACGACGAGAACGCGCAGAAGCTCCGCGACGAGTTCGCGGCATGGGTGGGGCATGCACGGCGCGTCGGGGGCCGCGCTCGACGCGGCACCTCCCGCGGGCGCAGCGACGAGACGAAGCGGATCCGCGAGTGGGCGCAGGCCAACGGGTACGAGATCGCCGACCGCGGCCGCGTCTCCGCAGAGATCCGCGAGGCCTACGCCGCCGCCCGCTGA
- a CDS encoding SOS response-associated peptidase, which translates to MPSPGNGDGLLRSYVATSDDRAAQWEPTYSIAPRTKAPVVREFVDEDGAKHRTLELARWGLHPSWAKDKGPRPINARLETVSSNGMFRGAFSSARAVIPMTGYYEWVEAADGGKDPFFIHHPDGELLHAAGLTAARKDEGDAWDVSFTVITREARDAGGEVHDRMPTFLTEDAVEEWLSPGKLEADQKAPLLAQLEDVSSTIAGQLVTRPVDRQVNSVRSLDRSDPSLIAPI; encoded by the coding sequence ATGCCCTCCCCCGGCAACGGGGACGGGCTACTGCGCTCGTACGTCGCCACGAGCGACGACCGGGCGGCCCAGTGGGAGCCGACCTACAGCATCGCGCCGCGCACGAAGGCTCCCGTGGTGCGCGAGTTCGTCGACGAGGACGGAGCGAAGCACCGCACCCTCGAGCTCGCCCGTTGGGGCCTGCACCCGTCCTGGGCGAAGGACAAGGGCCCTCGGCCGATCAACGCGCGCCTGGAGACCGTGAGCAGCAACGGGATGTTCCGCGGCGCGTTCTCGAGCGCCCGAGCCGTGATCCCGATGACCGGCTACTACGAATGGGTCGAGGCTGCCGACGGCGGCAAGGATCCGTTCTTCATCCATCACCCTGACGGGGAGCTGCTGCACGCCGCCGGTCTCACGGCCGCCAGGAAGGACGAGGGCGACGCGTGGGACGTGTCCTTCACGGTGATCACGCGCGAGGCGCGGGATGCCGGCGGGGAGGTCCACGACCGGATGCCGACCTTCCTGACCGAGGACGCGGTCGAAGAGTGGCTCTCCCCCGGGAAGCTCGAGGCCGACCAGAAAGCGCCGTTGCTCGCGCAGCTCGAGGACGTCTCGTCCACGATCGCGGGGCAGCTCGTCACCCGCCCCGTAGATCGGCAGGTCAACAGCGTCCGCAGCCTGGACCGCTCCGACCCCTCCCTGATCGCACCGATCTGA
- a CDS encoding phytoene desaturase family protein → MDTYDVVVIGAGVNGLVAAAELATAGWSVALVEQNSRLGGFIDSGEATLPGYTHDTYSSWHPLFVSGGAYAALGPDLHEHGLEYANTDGALTGSISAGRAAVAYRDAAKTVEGFTHPEDQAAYLAMLEEMGERANLVFRILGSEVRSAATVKLALSALKSQKIKGMDALARDAVMSGRAFGRDRFTGSEPDQLWAPWLLHAGISPDSATGGMMIPVLAMTMHGFGLPVVTGGAKNFVTAFERLLSEHGVTVLTGHRAERVTTTNGRATGVVTDKGLISARRAVIASVTPQALYGTLLKDEPVPWAIRRDAERFRFGRAAMQIHIALDRPLRWTDERFQDVPLLHISDGSGGTGIACAQADAGALPAAPTIVVGRQHVLDQSRVPEGAGSLWLQLQEVPWQPTADSAGAISVDGTWNADTTRRYVERVLARIEEHAPDLTSSILETTVITPTDLAAANPNAVHGDPYGGSMELDQNLLWRPLAHSGKHTTAIKGLLHIGASTHPGGGLSGGAGHLAAQSLLSANNRRSLISKK, encoded by the coding sequence ATGGACACATATGACGTCGTTGTGATCGGGGCAGGGGTCAACGGTCTGGTGGCCGCGGCTGAGCTCGCCACCGCCGGATGGAGTGTCGCTCTTGTGGAGCAGAACAGCCGCCTGGGTGGATTCATCGACTCTGGCGAGGCCACGCTGCCGGGTTACACGCACGACACATACTCCTCTTGGCATCCGCTGTTCGTCTCCGGTGGCGCATATGCGGCCCTCGGCCCAGACCTGCATGAGCACGGCCTCGAGTACGCGAACACCGACGGGGCTCTCACCGGCAGCATCTCTGCTGGCCGGGCGGCCGTGGCCTACCGCGATGCGGCAAAGACTGTCGAAGGGTTCACGCACCCAGAGGACCAGGCGGCATACCTGGCCATGCTGGAAGAGATGGGCGAACGCGCGAATCTGGTCTTCAGGATCCTCGGCTCCGAGGTTCGATCCGCCGCAACAGTGAAGCTCGCGCTCAGTGCCCTTAAGTCTCAGAAGATCAAAGGGATGGATGCTCTCGCGCGGGATGCGGTGATGAGCGGGCGCGCGTTCGGGCGTGACCGGTTCACCGGCAGCGAGCCTGACCAGTTGTGGGCGCCGTGGTTGCTTCACGCCGGCATCTCCCCGGACAGCGCCACCGGCGGGATGATGATTCCCGTCCTCGCGATGACGATGCACGGTTTCGGTTTGCCCGTTGTCACTGGCGGAGCGAAGAACTTTGTGACCGCGTTCGAACGGCTTCTCTCTGAGCATGGCGTGACAGTCCTGACCGGTCATCGCGCGGAACGCGTCACCACGACTAACGGTCGCGCGACCGGCGTCGTCACCGACAAGGGCCTGATTAGCGCGCGGCGGGCGGTGATAGCGAGCGTCACCCCGCAGGCCCTCTACGGCACGCTCTTGAAAGACGAGCCCGTGCCCTGGGCCATCCGGCGGGACGCAGAACGGTTCCGGTTCGGGCGCGCCGCCATGCAGATCCACATCGCCCTGGATCGTCCTCTGCGCTGGACCGACGAGCGTTTCCAGGATGTCCCGCTACTCCACATCAGTGATGGCTCTGGCGGCACTGGCATTGCGTGCGCGCAGGCCGACGCGGGTGCCCTCCCCGCCGCGCCTACGATCGTTGTCGGTCGCCAGCATGTCCTCGATCAGAGTCGGGTGCCCGAGGGGGCGGGGTCTCTCTGGCTCCAGCTACAAGAGGTCCCTTGGCAACCCACCGCAGACAGTGCTGGCGCGATATCGGTCGACGGAACCTGGAATGCGGACACGACCAGGCGGTACGTCGAACGTGTTCTCGCCCGGATCGAAGAGCACGCTCCTGACCTAACTTCGAGCATCCTCGAGACCACGGTGATCACTCCCACCGACCTGGCAGCCGCAAACCCTAACGCTGTTCATGGCGACCCCTACGGCGGTTCGATGGAGCTCGACCAGAATCTTCTCTGGCGCCCCCTCGCCCACTCGGGCAAACACACCACGGCGATCAAAGGTCTCCTGCACATCGGAGCGTCCACTCACCCCGGTGGAGGCCTCAGTGGCGGAGCCGGACACCTCGCAGCGCAAAGCCTCCTCTCCGCCAACAACCGCAGGAGCCTCATCTCCAAGAAATGA
- a CDS encoding TetR/AcrR family transcriptional regulator, protein MATKLEILDAALEVLRHGDALTLDAVARHAGLTKPGLVHHFATKEGLTVAVVDRVIDLWEAELRERVSDESDEVERLRAYVEFSLLDDLDPSDLALLADARLRDKLSDQWMRRLDPWFGSGLDDPRVRSVRLLADGAWFDRSLGIVELSRAQRESMLSVALGLISEGVQK, encoded by the coding sequence ATGGCAACGAAACTTGAGATCCTCGACGCCGCCCTCGAGGTGCTTCGACACGGAGACGCATTGACTCTTGATGCCGTCGCTCGGCACGCGGGGCTCACCAAGCCCGGGCTCGTCCATCACTTCGCTACGAAAGAGGGGCTGACGGTCGCGGTTGTCGATCGAGTGATCGATCTCTGGGAAGCCGAGCTGCGTGAGCGAGTCAGCGACGAGTCCGACGAGGTAGAGAGGCTGCGCGCCTATGTCGAGTTCTCTCTCTTAGATGACCTCGACCCCAGCGACCTCGCTCTCCTCGCCGACGCGCGCCTGCGCGACAAGCTCAGTGACCAGTGGATGCGCCGCCTTGATCCCTGGTTCGGCTCAGGTCTGGACGACCCCAGGGTGCGCTCTGTCCGCCTCCTTGCCGACGGAGCCTGGTTCGACCGCTCCCTCGGCATCGTTGAGCTTTCCCGGGCGCAGCGCGAAAGCATGCTGAGCGTCGCGCTCGGCCTCATCAGTGAAGGAGTGCAGAAGTGA
- a CDS encoding DMT family transporter: MKKWLFLVGAVLLEVTGSLSLKGALDAPGLYVLVVAGYVGSFLALFMSLRNGMALGVGYGIWGASGVALTAIMSLVIYGEPITLLMGLGIVIIMAGVLLVELGSQAAQKKEVAA, translated from the coding sequence GTGAAGAAATGGCTGTTTCTCGTCGGTGCAGTTCTCCTGGAAGTGACCGGATCACTCTCCCTCAAGGGTGCGCTCGATGCTCCCGGACTCTATGTCCTCGTCGTCGCCGGATACGTCGGCTCCTTCTTGGCACTGTTCATGTCTCTGCGCAACGGGATGGCCCTCGGCGTCGGTTACGGCATCTGGGGCGCTAGCGGCGTCGCACTCACAGCGATCATGTCGCTCGTGATCTACGGCGAACCCATCACTCTGCTCATGGGTCTCGGCATCGTCATCATCATGGCCGGAGTACTACTGGTCGAACTCGGCTCCCAGGCCGCCCAGAAGAAAGAAGTAGCAGCATGA
- a CDS encoding DMT family transporter: MSALALISLIGAIAGEVAGTVSLRMASSGRKLWWIGVAAGYIFAFSMLVVVLGQGVALGVAYGIWAAAGVAITAIISRLFFKEPLTWIMGLGIALIVGGVLLIEIGATH, translated from the coding sequence ATGAGCGCCCTCGCACTGATCTCCCTCATCGGCGCGATCGCGGGCGAGGTCGCCGGCACCGTCTCACTCCGCATGGCCAGCAGCGGCAGAAAACTGTGGTGGATCGGCGTCGCAGCCGGCTACATCTTCGCCTTCAGCATGCTCGTCGTCGTCCTCGGACAGGGCGTCGCGCTCGGAGTCGCCTACGGAATCTGGGCCGCTGCCGGCGTCGCCATCACCGCGATCATCAGCAGGCTCTTCTTCAAAGAACCCCTCACCTGGATCATGGGCCTCGGCATCGCCCTGATAGTCGGCGGCGTGCTACTCATCGAGATCGGCGCCACCCACTGA
- a CDS encoding IS481 family transposase, with amino-acid sequence MTHANAPLSLEGRRRLVNRCLTRPIAHVAAEMGISRACASKWVNRWRRHGEAGLQDRASTPHHSSTATAACVIQQIEVWRREHKWSAQRIAYELAELDVRINRRTVSRHLSRLDLGRRRFIDPGGDTNRKPGKITAHWPGHMVHLDVKKVGRIPDGGGWRIHGRNSDQARTAGRAKSAGAKRGYTYLHSAVDGFSRLSYTEPLTDEKGPTAAAFLARAKAWFAAHGISHIHRVITDNGACYRSADFARIVGNRTRHQKTRPYTPRHNGKVERYQRILAEELLYAREFESEEARDTAIGIWNIHYNYHRPHSGAGGHPPASRLRAGVTNVWPSYI; translated from the coding sequence GTGACGCACGCTAATGCTCCGTTGAGCCTTGAAGGTCGACGCCGGCTCGTGAATCGGTGCCTGACCCGGCCGATCGCGCACGTAGCTGCCGAGATGGGCATCTCACGCGCGTGCGCTTCGAAGTGGGTCAACCGGTGGAGACGCCATGGCGAAGCCGGGCTCCAAGACCGTGCTTCGACGCCCCACCACAGCAGTACCGCGACAGCCGCCTGTGTCATCCAACAGATCGAGGTCTGGCGGCGAGAGCACAAGTGGTCCGCCCAGCGCATTGCCTACGAGCTCGCCGAGCTGGACGTCAGGATCAACCGGCGTACCGTCAGCCGACACCTGAGCCGGCTCGACCTTGGCCGACGCCGGTTCATCGACCCTGGCGGCGACACCAATCGCAAGCCAGGGAAGATCACCGCCCACTGGCCCGGCCATATGGTGCACCTCGACGTGAAGAAGGTCGGCCGAATCCCTGACGGTGGCGGCTGGCGCATTCATGGGCGCAACAGCGACCAGGCTAGGACTGCGGGTCGCGCGAAGTCAGCTGGGGCGAAGCGGGGGTACACCTACCTGCACTCCGCCGTCGACGGATTCTCCCGACTCTCGTACACCGAGCCGCTGACCGACGAGAAGGGACCCACGGCGGCAGCGTTCCTCGCCCGAGCTAAGGCCTGGTTCGCCGCTCACGGGATCTCGCACATCCACCGCGTCATCACCGATAACGGTGCGTGCTACCGCTCGGCCGACTTCGCTCGAATCGTCGGCAACCGCACGCGACACCAGAAGACCAGGCCCTACACGCCCCGACACAACGGGAAGGTGGAGCGCTACCAGCGAATCCTGGCCGAGGAACTGCTATACGCCCGAGAGTTCGAGAGCGAAGAAGCCCGCGACACCGCGATCGGAATCTGGAATATCCACTACAACTACCACCGCCCCCATAGTGGAGCGGGCGGACATCCCCCAGCATCTCGGCTCCGTGCTGGCGTCACCAACGTCTGGCCCTCATACATCTAG
- a CDS encoding Cmx/CmrA family chloramphenicol efflux MFS transporter, whose product MPFALYLLALAVFAMGTSEFMLAGLVPDIAASVGVSVGTAGLLTSAFAVGMILGAPAMAALTRRWPARTTLLGCVVIFAACHVVAATAETFSVLFATRVVAAVANAGFLAVALSTATRLVAPSRKGRALAILLSGTTIAMVAGVPAGALLGTALGWRATFWAVAFLCVPAAIGILTGIRPQPRDTQDEANDGLSLAFELAQLRVPRLFTAMLLAALVNGGTFAAFTFLAPVVTGTAGLGQVWVPVALVLFGIGSFMGVSIAGRLSDQHPRTLLVVAAPLLLVGWLLLAVLAGHSVPLLVLVFLLGMLAFAVGSTMIARVLYAASEAPTMGGSYATAALNIGAAAGPALGAVALESSSNLGPVWAATALTALALLVMLPTLRMIAPRVRNVEAAK is encoded by the coding sequence ATGCCCTTCGCCCTCTACCTGCTTGCCCTGGCTGTCTTTGCCATGGGCACATCTGAGTTCATGCTTGCTGGCCTCGTGCCAGACATCGCCGCCAGTGTCGGTGTCTCTGTCGGCACAGCTGGGTTACTCACCTCTGCCTTTGCGGTCGGGATGATTCTCGGTGCGCCCGCCATGGCAGCTCTCACCCGTCGGTGGCCCGCCCGGACCACCTTGCTCGGGTGCGTGGTCATCTTCGCTGCCTGTCACGTCGTCGCCGCCACTGCCGAGACCTTCTCCGTGCTGTTCGCAACTCGTGTGGTTGCTGCGGTTGCTAACGCCGGGTTCCTGGCCGTTGCACTCAGCACCGCGACCCGCCTCGTGGCCCCCAGCCGGAAGGGCCGCGCTCTTGCCATCCTCCTCTCGGGCACCACGATCGCCATGGTCGCCGGTGTTCCCGCGGGGGCTCTACTTGGCACGGCGCTGGGATGGCGGGCCACGTTCTGGGCGGTAGCCTTCCTGTGCGTTCCTGCTGCAATCGGCATCCTCACCGGGATCCGTCCACAGCCGAGAGACACGCAGGACGAAGCCAACGATGGCCTGTCTCTCGCCTTCGAGTTGGCGCAGCTCCGCGTGCCCCGTCTTTTCACGGCGATGCTGCTCGCTGCGCTGGTCAATGGCGGGACTTTCGCCGCGTTTACGTTCCTCGCGCCGGTCGTGACCGGGACAGCGGGTCTGGGCCAGGTGTGGGTACCGGTGGCTCTGGTGTTGTTCGGCATCGGGTCCTTCATGGGAGTCAGCATTGCCGGGCGACTGTCTGACCAGCACCCGCGAACGCTCCTCGTTGTGGCCGCGCCGCTCCTGTTAGTTGGGTGGCTGTTGCTCGCGGTGCTTGCTGGGCACTCCGTGCCGCTGCTCGTCCTGGTGTTCCTGCTGGGAATGCTGGCATTCGCTGTGGGAAGCACCATGATCGCTCGAGTGCTCTACGCAGCATCGGAAGCGCCCACCATGGGTGGTTCCTACGCGACTGCCGCTCTCAACATCGGGGCCGCTGCTGGTCCGGCGCTCGGAGCGGTAGCGCTCGAGAGCTCGAGCAACCTTGGTCCCGTGTGGGCAGCGACCGCGCTGACCGCTCTCGCACTCCTCGTGATGCTGCCCACGCTGCGCATGATCGCCCCGCGGGTACGGAATGTGGAGGCTGCCAAGTGA
- a CDS encoding ATP/GTP-binding protein, protein MSSSRPDNVEILDDGSRATYQPEGAYVQGQNGGPTAFFDGMTQGQPEPADPAAPAAPAPDPAPQEGGEPAAPQVDPAELAQTAVSQMGLEAPEIASTPNDTETLGAVGLPVWLWVANPGETTTGPNTTSASAGAVTVTATAKFTGMSIDMGDGTTIECDGPGTEYPGTGIDPSPDCGHVYEQMSDEQPDGLYTVNITAHWGVEWESNTGETGTIPVELTTSKQLRIGQYQTVVTDVS, encoded by the coding sequence GTGTCCTCGAGCCGCCCGGACAACGTCGAGATCCTCGACGACGGCTCTCGAGCCACGTATCAGCCCGAAGGCGCGTACGTGCAGGGGCAGAACGGGGGACCCACCGCCTTCTTCGACGGCATGACCCAGGGCCAGCCCGAGCCTGCGGATCCGGCAGCGCCGGCGGCTCCCGCTCCGGATCCCGCGCCTCAGGAGGGCGGTGAGCCGGCCGCGCCTCAGGTGGATCCCGCCGAGCTCGCGCAGACCGCGGTCTCCCAGATGGGGCTAGAGGCCCCGGAGATCGCCTCGACACCGAACGACACCGAGACCCTCGGCGCCGTGGGACTGCCGGTGTGGCTGTGGGTGGCCAACCCCGGGGAGACCACGACGGGTCCGAACACGACCAGCGCCTCCGCCGGGGCGGTGACCGTCACCGCGACGGCCAAGTTCACGGGCATGTCGATCGACATGGGCGACGGCACCACGATCGAGTGCGACGGACCCGGGACCGAATACCCCGGCACCGGAATCGACCCCTCCCCCGACTGCGGACACGTCTACGAGCAGATGAGCGATGAACAGCCCGATGGGCTGTATACCGTGAACATCACCGCGCACTGGGGCGTCGAGTGGGAGTCGAACACCGGTGAGACCGGCACGATCCCCGTCGAGCTGACCACGTCCAAGCAGCTGCGCATCGGCCAGTACCAGACCGTCGTCACCGACGTGTCCTGA